aatacagaatccagaaataaagtcACACGTATATGGACAATTGATTTTCAataaaggtgcaaaggcaattcagtggagaaaggatgtctttcaacaaacggtgctggtgCATTTGGATATTCATATACAAAGTAAATGACTTTCAATCCATACCTTGCACCATatacgaaaattaactcaaaatggatcattgaTCTAAATGGAATAGTTTTACATAACTGTGAGACTTCTAAAAGAAACTTCAGGAGAAAACCTTTGTGACCTTAGgtttggcaaagatttctcagacgTGATACCAACAGCACAatgcacaaaagaaaaaaattgataaattggacttcatcaaggCAAAAACTTCTGCTTTTTGAAAAACACTATTAAGAGactgaaaaggcaagccacagacagggagaaaatatttgtaaattgtatATTTagtaaaggacttgtatctagaatatataaagattttcAAAACTCGGtgataagaaaagaaacaaacaattttttaaaaagatttgaacagacgcTTTACCAAAGAAATTGTGTGGATGGTGAGTAAGCCcacgaaaagatgcttaacatgattaattattaaggaaatgcacaataaaaccacaatgagatatcaccacacacccattagaataactaagattaaaaagactgaccatgtCAAATACTggcaggatgtggaggaactggtATTCTACATGGCTGCGGGGGATACAAAATCATgcaaccactctggaaaatactgtggcagtttcttaaaaagttagacATACACTTACCACACAatccagccattctactcctagatatttacccccaaaaaatgaaagtatatgtCTATATAAAGACATGTACACaatgttcacagcaactttatttgtaacaacaacaaacaatacacatgtccatcaataggtgaatgggtaaataaaccatggtacatccatacaatggaatactactcagaaataaaaaggaatggactatTGATGTATGCTACGAAATGAATGGCTCTCAAAATActcatgttgagtgaaagaagccacaaaaATAAGACTGCAAACTGTATGACCCACTtatgtaaaattttagaaaatacaaaataatttattgagacagaaagcagatccatGGTAGCCTAGGGATGGGGCAGGGGCAGTGGGGTAGGCTGTAGAGAAGGGATTACCAAGGGGCAAGAGGAAATTTTTTagggtgatggatgtgttcattATCGTGATTGTGGTGAGGGTTTCATTAATGATATATTTGTCACTTCAAATACGTGCAGTTTATGTCtagtatacctcaataaactgttaaaaaatgAGTTTTGGGAATATTGTATTTGGAATTTTTATACAAAGCCAGTCTTTCTTAACacgttttgtttttcttataattcaataacaacaaaaagtcaAAATCAAAGCCCACAAATCTCCTCTAGTTTCACAAATATTGTGGGCTGCACCAATACCGTCATTTTCTGTGTGCCATGCTCTGGGAAAAGGACTGGTTTTGAGGGTCATTCTTCCATCCTTGGGAGTGAAGGGGTCAAGGTGATGTTGTTGATGATGATGTCGTTGGCTTTTAAGCACGAAAGGATGCAATAGCAGGGGTGTCCCCAACCACAGGACTGAAAGTCCTCTCCACGTGTTCCGTTTTGCTTTTTGGAGAGGTGAGTGGCCGAGGcttagaaacaaagaaaagtgtCGGCTGGAGTGCAGCATCTGTGGGCACCAACCCAGGAGCCCCGGTCCACCCAagcagcagggagagggagaggggtgtCTGTGAGTGGTCGTGGAAAGAGGGAGGACGAGGTGACCTGAGGTTTCCAGGTTCCAGGGTGATGTGACTTTGGATAAGTAGACTCAGTGCACCCCCAACCCCTCAGTGCCTCTGCATCTTGCTGCCCCAGAGGCGGCTGCCTCCCCcctgggcacagagagaatccAGGGAACAGCCTGAGCCAGAGAGCCACGAGGCCACCAGCCAGACACAGAATTTGACCTGGCCGTGTGTCCAGAGGTCAAAATGGGGAGCAGGCAgaggctccagcagtggctgcaaTGGCCACTTCACCCCAGGAGGGGGCTGCAGCTGTCCCTGGTTTGGCATGCCTAGTACCATGTGTCCGTACGCGGCAACAGGGGCAGCAGAGCAGAGGGCTGAGTGCCCAGTGAGCATCCACCTGGGTTCACGTCACGGCTTTGCCAGTTACCAGCCGTGTGCCTTAGGCAAGTTCCTTAAcaggtctgtgcctcagtttctccatcaataAAATGGCGATAACAAAAATTACCACAtacagttgtgaggattaaaggagttaatatctATAAGATGTTTAGACAATTCCTGACACAAAGTGTGCTCGCTGATGTCTTTGCCATTGTTGCATTATTCCATCCTTTTGGAATCTCTTTCCTGCCCTCTCCCACACAGACAACTCAGGCTTGCCCACACGGCAGACCAAGCATCCCCCTACTTCACTCCTGGGTGTGATGGGCAGCTCCCTGACACCCTTAGATGGAGTTCCTCAGCTTTGGGGCTCGTGCTGTCATATTTCTATTGCCCTGGCTACTAAGAACCTCACAGAAAATCTAGAACATGGGTCTTGGAGAGGAAGGCTTGAGGAGGGTGGGCGGGGAGTGACCCATGCAGGTCCTGCTGTCTCCAGCAGGGGGCGATCAGCACCAAGCTTTGCTTGGATGGAGTGGCGTGCTGCCCAGTCCCAGTTCCTGGAACAGTAAGCTGCTTACTGTAGGAGGGAGAGTCGCTCTGGTTCTAAAGCCGCGAGTGGATTTGTGGGCACTGCTCCCTCTTGGACCCCTGACTTTCCTAGTTCCCAGCTGCCCCACTTTTCAGAGGAGGAGCCTCATGCCATAGgtggctgggcctcagtttccccgtctgtaaaaTAGGCATTATCACCTCTGCCTTCTCCCCCGAGGCTTCCCACAAGCGAATTCCTAGCAGCAGggcaggcccaggaggctccaggCCCAGCCCACAAGAACAGCTGGGAAAAGCCATTTCCTTAAGTAGCAACACCAAAGAATGGGAGAGGCCATTCCAAACCGGGAGCAGGCAGCCTCGGGCCAGCTGCTGATCTCCCAGGCCTCAGTGTCCCAAATTATCCCAAATTTGGCCCCAGGGTGGCCCCCTTCAGTCCTTGCACCAACAAAGGGCTGCCGCGCTCAAGTTGAGGtcttcctcaccccctccccacccaaacaacacaaatgaaagccaaaaaaaaaaaaaaaaaaatcatgtctttATTGTTTGATTAATAAACTGGCTGGGAGGCGCAAGAGCGGTGAAAGTGGCAAACACCAGCTCTGATTAGTCAGAAACTCCTGTTAACGTGTACAAAATGAATGTTACAAAAATCACATAAAAACAGGGTCAGCAAAGCAGCAGCCCTTGGGGAGGGCTCAAGGCACCTGGAGCCTGAGAAATGGGCCCAACCTGGCCCCTGGGGCGTGGCCCAGAGACTGGGGGGCCCCGGGGGCTGCACCCGCCCCTCCCCTCCGTCACCACAGGGCACGcgcgctctcctccctccctgcttagAAATCTCTACAGAACTGCCCTCAGAGGGGCATAACCACCACAGGCCAAGGCCAGGAATGAAACGGGCCCCGAGCTGGGCGCTGAGCTCCCCGGTCTCCGGCGGCCCGGGCCTGGGGAAGGGACGCCCTTGTCCCCACGCCCAGCAGCGTGGGCAGGGACGGAGTCTGGAGCCGGGGAGGCCTCAGGCTCCTCCGCCCCCCAGAGAGGCAGCGGCCACGGAAGGCCTGAGCTGGCCCCCAGAGCGAACGGGCTGGGCTCCGGTCCGTGCCGAGTGGGAGAGGGCCACGGGCCGTCCAGCCTTTCACCGCGGCCCGAGCGCTGCTCTCCTGGCGTGGTCCTGCTGGGGCCGCCGCCCGGCGGCCCTAATTGGGGTAGCACATGCAGCAGCCCGAGCCGGCTGCCTCCACGCTGGGCTTGGCGCCGGGCCCCAGGAGCCCATCGGTGACCGAGTGCTCCATGATGATGTCCTCCACCCGGGTGATGTACAGGAATGTCAGCAGCACCCCCAGGAActgaggaggaggggcaggcggGTGAGAGCCTGCTGGGGATCTGGGCGGCCTCTCGGGTGGTCCCAGCTCCCAGACACCCAGCAGTCAGTCACTGCACTCATGGCACCAGTGACCCAGGAAAGCCCAGAGCACAGGCTTCCCCTCAGCACCCCCAAGACCCAAGCAGCCCCCTCTGGGCCCTGCTCTGCCCCTCCCAGGAAATCCCAGAGACCCTCCCTGTGTCCTGTCAACAGAGGCCCCTCCATTCTGGGATTCCTGTCTTCACCCAAGCTATGCACTCATGATGtgggggaccttgggcaagtcacttaaccttgcccatcctcagtttcctcctctgtaagatgggcatgataatagtacccacctcacaGAACTGAAGGAGACAGTGCCTGTGAAGTGCTTGGAAAAGCTTTATAAGCCATGCTATTGCCATTGGCCCTCCAGCCCTCCCAGGGTGAGCCCAGGCTGCTGGTCTAAGAGCCTTCCTCACCCCACACTTTGTACCTTCTCCGCACTCTGTAATCACCAAGCCACACTTTATCTGAACCCAGTCTGCCCACCACCCACACTTTCAGCTCCCCTCCCCCGGTGGAGGGGGGACCAGCCCACCTGGGGGAGCAGGATGCCCAGCAGGAGGCCGGCCATGATGGCGTAGTTGTCCATGAACCAGATGAGCACAGCGTTGGTGCAGCCCCGCACGTAGATGACGTCCTGCACGCTGAGGCGCTGCCCGGGAAGGAGGCTGGCTGAGCACCTCGCCTGGTCCCCACTTAGGGTCCAAGCAAGGccctcaacctctctgggcctcagtgtctcaCATGCAATGTGGGAAGGTGGCTCTAGACCACTGGGTCTCAACAGGCACTACTGCTCCCAGAGAGCACTGGGGACGTGGTAGTGGCACTTTCGGTTGTCATAGCGATTCGATTGGAGGCTGAGGGACTTCAGAGCTAAGGATAATCCTGCTCCACGAATAATTGCCCTGCCTGCGTCTCAGATGTCCCCAGGCATTCGTGTGGGTGAAAACCAGTCCATGATTATCTTGGCCAAAAGCCTGACTCCGGGGACATAAAAAACCAAagtgttttctgtgtgtttttactATACATTGAATTTTGCAAAAATACGGCTATGTAAATTAAGGAATGATAATACTTTATTTTGTTCATAACTTTATCAAGAACTgttcaccatttaaaaaaaaaaacatgtcaatGGCAAAAATAACGCCCACAGCATACAAGTTGCCAACGTTACACCCCCAGGTATCAGCCGGCCCTGTCAGAGCAAACCCCCACCTGCCCTACTGTGTCCTCTGTATCCAGTGCCTGAGGATTTACAGTTGACTTATGTCATATGGTTGTAAactgttttatttctccttttatctcaGATCATTATGTTACTTGTTTTGAAATTAGGTATGTTGGTAGGttatattatctgtgaatttcattTTGGGATAATAAATAGGACATTActaaatgtttattataaaaactgGCCATTGGGTCTatgggttgagaaccactgctggtCTGTGGCTTTCCAACTTAAATGAGTCAGAATCACCTGCTCCGCCCCACCTCAAGAATGTGCACATCTTCCAGGTCCCTGGGGGGTGCTGTTGCTGCTGATCTGGAGACCTCAGAGAACCACTACTCAGTGGCATCTCATGTCATCATTATTTTTAGCCCCCTTCTCAGCACCCCCCAGCTTCTCTCCTAGTCCTGGGGAGCTGTCCAGGAAGCTGACCCGGTGCAATCCCCCAGAGGGCTCTCCGCCTCCAGGGACTCCGGGGTCCCAGGCTAAGGGAGCCAGGGTGAGCCATCTGCAAACTGGCAGCTCCAAGGGCAAAGGCAGGCTAGTGCTGAGCACGGCTGGGCACCTGGGCATGCCTCACACACCCAAgcccacagtaggtgctcagcaaacCCCGGCAGGCGGCCTCTCCCAGTCCCAGGGGATTTTTGGTTCCCCGACTGGGTAGGGGTGGAAAACCCCAGCAGTCCCTGGCTCCTATTCACAGCCAGGAATGTTGGGAAATCTCAGCATCCAGGAACCCCACTCCCAGGAACCCCTCCAATCCCCTGGGGATGGGACAAGAAGAGCAACCTTTCTGGAGGAAAGAGATTTCAAAGACCTTACCTCCTTGTCAATAGTTTTGTAGCCACACATGGTGTTCACAACTTCTGTCTGAAATAGAAGTGTATATTAGCGAACACTTCACGGTGCTTATTGTAAAAGACACGATTATTCTCCCCATTGTATGGATGAAAACAACTGGGACACAGGGAGTTGAACTGTCCAGTTTGGATGGAGCTGAGATTCCCAACCCGGGCAGGCTGGCTTGAGTCTGCACCCTAAACTCCCCCTCCAAGAAATGCCCAGGAAGGAAAGGTGGGAGGACCAGTTCCATGGCACTTGGGTGGGGGACCAGTCCTCCACCAGCGGCAGCCTAGGAATCCGGAGAAAAGCTGCCCCAGGTTCCCTGCTGCGGCCTCGCCAGGGGCACGGCTCTGCTGACGGGGTTATGCACTGTCTcagagggcagagctgggctgtTTCTGCTCACCGGCTCTTATGAAGGAAAACCTCAGACCACAGCCAGGATGCAGGCCAGCTGTGGTTTACCTGAGGGCAAGGCCGGGGCATCTGAGCACACTGCTGCCCCGGCAGCCTGCCACCCATCAGTGGAGGTGCTGCTGAAGGTCCCTCCTGGGAAGAGAGTTGCTCTCAGGGACTCCCAGCTGCAGATGAACCTTGGCGCAGGGAAAGCTGCAGTCGGCCCTAGACCCCATCAATCCCTTCCCAGCAGGTGTAAGTCTCAGGGCTGGCAGGGCACTTCCATCACTAGCTGTGCCCCTGTGCATCTCCTCCTTCTATAAAGAGGGAGAAAGCTAGATGGCCTGGTCCCACCCCTCCACATCTAAGTGAAGCTGCTGTGGGGTAGGGTGCCACAGGTGTCAGCAGAGTGCCGGTGTGGACTCTGGCATCACATTGCCTGGTCCAgatcctgctctgccacttacgaGCTCTGTGACTCGCCTTAGGTGTGCTGCCAAGGGACCGGCACCTGGAGGCACGCAGtaagtacttgttgaatgaatgaatggattcccTGGTCTCTTCCATAGAGCAATGGTGaccagagaacccaccccacggGGCTGTTTTGAACATAAACTGAgatatacatgtaaagtgctgatGCCAGGGCCAGGCACAGGAGAGCACAGGAACGCTGCCTGCAGAGACTGTGTGCACGATCCTGCCTCCGGAAAGGCAAGGAAGGGCGTCTACTCTCCTTCCAGGAGAGCAGTTGGACCTTGGACATCATCCAGATCAGCCTAAATGTCAGGGCTGCTGTGTGCGCAAATCAACCCCCCTCACTCTAGACTGTCCCCAGGTGCCCTCAGACCAAGCGTCACCCGGCATCCACTGAGCATCAGCCAGTGTCTGTGGCCCGTCCAGGCCATGAACATGACCCTCATGGAGAGGGTCAGGCCTGGGAGCAGGTGCATGAGGGCATGATGGGAACGGGGCTTTCTACCTCGTCTGTTCCTTCATTCGATCATTCACTGAACAAGTATTAACTGAGCACCAATTATGTGCCAATCCCTGTTCTAGATATTTGTTATATAGAAGAACAAGACAAATTCCTtgccttcatggaacttacattctagaaaGGAAGACAGACAATGAACTTAAATAAGTACACTATATGGTGTGTAAGGTGACAAGAGTAACTTCACTGTTCACTGTGGTTCTAGCCCTGGAGGCAGAACCAcggcccctgccctcagggggcAGACACACAGCTGGCAAAGGCCTCCCTTACACCTAGAGCCCAGAGCCCTTCTCTAGGCCCCAGGGAGACTCGCCTCCCCCTGCCAGGAGAGCCCCCCTCCCAGGAGGGGCATAAGATGCATCCATGGGCTTTCCCAAGGTAAGTCCTGCCTGGATTTGACCACAGCAGCAATATTCTCCAGAGGCTCTGCTGAAGGTTCAGAGGCCCCGAGACCAGCTGTGCAGTGGCGTCTCCCATCTGGCACAGGGCCACAAGGCAGGAGGTCAGAAAGGGGACTCCCGAGCAGCCAAAGATGGATACAGCAAAGTTCACAGGGTTATTCATATGTGCTTCCTCTCGCCCTGACACAGGACAGAGGAGCGGGTTATCTGGGGTCTGAGCAGCTGATGGGAAGGGGGAGAAACGCCTTCAGGGACAGGCCCCCAAGGAGTAGCCAGCAATAAGGGAGTGCATATTCATAAAAACGACAAAACAGTGCAACAGGCCCAGCAGTCTGAGGCCCTTTAATGCAGAAGCAGGCTGCCCTCTACACCAATAGGCTCGGGGGCATCACTCTAGGTGATGGTGCTCCAAATCCGCTCTAGAccaccaggagagctgatggtacaGTTCccgtctgaaggccagcaggcttgagacccagaaagagctgatgtttcaggtCAAGTCTAAAGGCAATCGAGCAGGAAGAATTCTCTAACTCCCATCCAAATCCCCTATAGGAA
This genomic stretch from Diceros bicornis minor isolate mBicDic1 chromosome 6, mDicBic1.mat.cur, whole genome shotgun sequence harbors:
- the TSPAN15 gene encoding tetraspanin-15 isoform X2, giving the protein MPRGDSEQVRYCARLSYLWLKFSLIVYSTVFWTIDFLNDNIRRGIENYYDDLDFKNIMDFVQKEFKCCGAEDYRDWSTNQYHDCSAPGPLACGVPYTCCVRNTTEVVNTMCGYKTIDKERLSVQDVIYVRGCTNAVLIWFMDNYAIMAGLLLGILLPQFLGVLLTFLYITRVEDIIMEHSVTDGLLGPGAKPSVEAAGSGCCMCYPN